A window from Mesorhizobium sp. WSM2240 encodes these proteins:
- a CDS encoding MgtC/SapB family protein, with translation MEQLLEEFGHRTFTGFPVIAARLLLATIFGAAIGFEREWRNRPAGLRTHILVCVASATFAILTIEIVNAPMFVDDAVRLDPIRVVEAVTAGVAFLAAGTILFARGEVHGLTTGAGMWLAGAIGLAAGLGLWQIAAFGTVLALIVLGLLQTLETRLDLNKGPDFNNSAGGDKAQRTVEPKPDDPSHAQPSDR, from the coding sequence ATGGAACAGCTTCTGGAAGAATTCGGCCACCGTACATTCACGGGATTTCCGGTAATAGCCGCCAGGCTGCTTCTGGCAACGATCTTCGGCGCAGCGATCGGCTTCGAGCGCGAATGGCGCAATCGTCCCGCGGGCTTGCGAACGCATATTCTCGTTTGCGTCGCCTCAGCGACCTTCGCCATTCTGACCATCGAGATCGTCAATGCGCCGATGTTCGTTGACGATGCGGTCCGGCTCGACCCGATCCGCGTGGTCGAGGCGGTGACCGCAGGAGTGGCCTTCCTCGCTGCCGGAACGATCCTGTTTGCGCGCGGCGAGGTGCACGGACTGACGACCGGCGCCGGAATGTGGCTGGCCGGCGCCATCGGTCTCGCCGCCGGGCTTGGCCTTTGGCAGATCGCCGCCTTCGGCACTGTGCTGGCCTTGATCGTCCTGGGATTGCTGCAAACACTCGAGACCCGGCTCGACCTGAACAAAGGTCCGGATTTCAACAATTCGGCAGGGGGCGACAAAGCCCAGCGGACGGTCGAGCCCAAGCCGGATGATCCCTCGCATGCGCAGCCATCGGATCGGTAA